The genomic DNA ATCGTCGAGGTACGCGTGGTATACCATCGACCAAGCCCCACCAACGTCGAGGGATCCGAGCCGGTGGTCAAGTGGCCACCGCAGACGCGCTACCTATGCTCGCCTACCCCAGCCCCAGCCCAGCTGCAAACTTGCCGCGAGGCCCGCGAACACCTCACTACATGCCCCAATGCTGTATATCGATTCCAGAAGGCCTTTTCTGAGCTTGCTAGGACACCCTATAATGGGCCCGACCCTGTGTCCGAGGGTGGCCCGCAGCAGGAGCGCTATGCCTGGTTCAACTTCGATTATGACATGCTCTCCATCGGGAAGACGGATCTGCACGAATTACGGGCTATCGCCTACCAGATTCGCCGGTTACGGCTTCGGCGGGTCATCTCAGACGAGTACTTTTCCCGCACAGAGTCGCTGTTAATCAGCAGGTGGTTTAGGAACGTTACTGAGGTTCACCTAATTTGTCTAGAGGGTATTAGGGTAGGCTACTTAATGACTGAAGATATGGAATTTCCCTGTGGCCCTGAGAATGTGTATCTTGTTGACCTAGAAGAGGGCGGGTTGATGATGAACAGTATCGACCTGGATGCGATGGTGATCAGAGAGGATGAGGAGCGTTACGGGCTTGGAGAACAGGGTTGAAGGAAGCTTCGCAAGTTTGGGTCGATTAACAATCTCCGGGGTGGCTTTTGTTCTCTGTAGCTACAAGATCTTGACGGCAGGGAATCACACTTGATCCCCGTGCTACTTACAGAATGTACGTGATCGTCGGCCACCATCGTCACGTCGTCCACCTCGATTTCTTCCACTAACGACTTTTGGGCCAAGGAATCCACTCTCACCACTAATCAGGGTTTTGGTGGAACTTAACAACCAGACTGGCGCCCAGCAGCTAATAAATTACAATAAACGCGGTAGAGAAAAGAACCAGTGAAGCATTTCATGGTATTTGTCAGTGTTACAGCAGACAGTTAACTGCTGGTTAAGCTCGTAAAAAAAGGGTGATAttcgccgatgactcagCCTGTGAGttggggcccataaaggtcaagcgcATGATGAGTTGCACGATTGGGGAGTCCCGCAGTGGGGCTTATCTAAACGCCGATTACGATAAGACTCTACCTGTCTGAAAATTTCCAATGGACATGAGCGATCCCAGCGCTCAGTCTTGCTAGTCTTGCGACCAAACAGCAGGAAAACTCATCGACAAAATGGCGGACGATGGCATGATTCTCAATTTTGACATGGGCAGCGGCCCTGTCAAGCCCCACGTCAAGATCCAGGGCGGACGATGGCGCGAGAGGAACAAGGCGCAGAGGATCGCGAACAAGAGCGAGAAGGGACCTTCGTCCCCCTCTGAAGATGCCCCGCTGCCGCAAAGATACACGCCCGGATCCAGGAAACCTCAGAGAGACGACCGCCCCGGAGACGATGACGCCTCGTATGAGCGCCCGGCCAAGCGGCCGAGAGCAGAGCACCCCCAGGCGAACGCCTACCGCACAGGCAAGCTGCCGCCTGGCAGCATCTCCAGCGGCAGGCCAAGAGACGGCCCGGTCACCTCCAAACTCTTTTCTTACAACCCGACGCCCAAGACGATATTCGATGAGCCCGGTGCCGAGAAGGTCGAGGAAAAGGTGGCCGAACCCTCAAACGCGCCGCTCTCGGATGAAGCTGCCAGCTTCCACGCCCTCGGAATCTCAAGACGACTGGCCCTGACGCTTTCCGGCAAGATCCAGCTCaaggcgccgacggccatcCAGGCCAAGGTCATTCCTCAACTCATCACCGAAGACAGCGACGCCTTCGTGCAGGCCCAGACGGGTTCCGGAAAGACCCTCGCTTACCTTCTCCCCATCATCCAGCGGATTCTCTCGGTCGAGGGCCAGATCAAGAGAGACTCGGGCCTGTTCGCCATCGTTATGGCGCCAACCCGCGAACTTTGCAGACAGATCGAGCTTGTCCTCGCCAAGGTGCTTCCGCCGTACTTGGTCAGCACGACGGTCATTGGTGGTGAAAGCAAGCATTCCGAGAAGAGCCGACTGCGGAAAGGTGTCAACATTCTCATCGCGACACCCGGTCGCCTCAGCGATCATCTTCAGCACACCAAGACTCTCGATGTCGGTACGGTGAGGTGGCTGGTGCTCGACGAAGGCGATCGCCTGATGGAGATGGGtttcgaggccgagctgcgGACCATCGTCAGCAAGATCCGCGAGGGCCCCCTGGCAAAGTCGACGGCCAATGGTGTCTCGCTCGCCAATCTCCCCCAGCGCCGCGTCACCGTTCTCTGCTCAGCAACCATGAAGATGAACGTCCAGAAGCTCGGTGAGATCAGTCTGGAGGACGCTGTTCACATAACGACGTCGGAGGAGGAACAAGTCGACGGAGAGGAGATCAAGTTCGAAGCACCGGCGCAGCTGAAGCAAAACTACTTGATCGTGCCCGCCAAGCTGCGACTGGTCACGCTCATCGCGCTCCTGAAATCAACTTTTTCGCGCAAGGGCTCCGTGATGAAGGCCATCATCTTTTTGTCCTGTGCCGATTCCGTCGACTACCACTTCGACCTCCTGCGTCAACCGCCGGGCAAGGATGAGAAGCCGACCGACAACCCTTCACCGACCGCGAACACCGTGGCTCCGTCAGCATACATCACCTCAGccgccaacaccaacatcGTCCTACACAGGTTGCACGGTTCCCTTCCCCAACCTGTGCGTACAGCGACACTGGCCTCATACAGCAAATTTACGGACCCGACGGTCCTCATCACGACAGATATCGCGTCGCGTGGTCTCGATGTGCCCTCCGTGGAGCTGGTCGTCGAGTACGACCCCGCCTTCAGCGCAGCAGATCACGTCCACCGCATCGGTCGTACGGCACGTGCTGGCCGGCCCGGTAAGGCCATCCTGTTCCTCATGCCTGGCTGTGAAGAAGGCTACATCGACCTCCTCAAAGCCAAGAacgcctcccctcccaaACCTGAGCTCTACGACACCGTGCTTCACAAGGGCCTCACGACGGGCATGGAGTTTCCCGTTGAGACGGACGCAAAGCCCCAGCCCGCGGCCGACAGGGGCTTCAGCACCCGAGCCGAGAACCTCCAGCTTCATCTGGAACAACGCCTTCTCCTGCCATCGTCCACcaagctcctcgacgaggcgcgcAAGGCCTTCCGCTCGCACATCAGGGCGTACGCGACCCACATCAAGGAGGAACGCATCTACTTTGACATCAACGAGCTGCACCTGGGTCACATGGCCAAGGCGTATGGACTGCGCGAGGCGCCGTCGGGCATTGGACGCGGTGGTCACGACAGCAAGAAGACGgccatgaagaagaaggcggccggcAGGAGAGGCGACAGCAGGCCCTCGGGTAACGCCATGGAGGACATTGATACCAACGGAGCTGAGCCGAGCGAAATggagaggaagatgaagCAGAAGATGAGGTCTGTGATGAACGCAGCCAGCGAATTCAACCTGGGTTGAtgggggggcgggggcggggaaGTCTCATTCTCTCGTTTTCTTATGTCGTGGACTGGATACGGATAATAGATAAAAACGGGCAAACTCATAGCGTTTACATATAGTCATATCCCGAATCGGGTacttctttttctttcatGCAAAGTTCTTTCTCTCGAGATCAATCTATGGGTAGTCGCTTAAAAGGGACGAAAATTGTGCAAGCAGGGTGAGAGAGGTCTTTCTCCAGAATCAGAGCAGCCAGCCGTCTGTGCGCAAAACATGCCAACTCCACTGACATCCACACGCACATATTTCACTTGGGGCTTCCGACAGTCATCAATCCAATCCGATATGGTGTAGTGGCCAACATGATGCCCTCTCAATCACGGTGCTGAACTGTGAAATGGAAAGGCATAGCCCCGAGTTCGATTCTCGGTTTCGGAAGAACACGCGACGTCGTATCgcttcttttttctcttttttttccaaGGTCTTTCTCAAGAAAGCCCAGCTTGTTCTGGTTGTTTGTTGTTCATGTATACTTGTAACTGGATGCGAAAGCATCGTTCGTTCTGCCCCATATTTGCATATCTTGCATAACTACGGATACCAAACTACCTACCTGTCTACCTAGTGCACGCTTAGAAGATGAACCAGTCTCTCTCTATCAACCACCTCCATCGCGCCTGCCTCATACGCCAACGAGAGTCTCGATTGATCTCATTGTCCTATCGATTGAACCCCCCTCTTTCTTTCCCATGCAATGAACTCGCTTGCGTTGCTTGGAACGTCCACTAACTACGGATTTCATACACCTTTTGCACCATGACGCGACGACTTCCTTGGGACCGCGATGGCCCGGAAACGTTACCAACACCGACGAAGCCTACGACCACGACTCCGCGCAAAGCCGCGACGCCTGGGCGGGCCACAACACCAAGGGCGAC from Colletotrichum higginsianum IMI 349063 chromosome 3, whole genome shotgun sequence includes the following:
- a CDS encoding Pectinesterase — translated: MTTATTATFHPFPHLPAELRARIWELTVEPRIVEVRVVYHRPSPTNVEGSEPVVKWPPQTRYLCSPTPAPAQLQTCREAREHLTTCPNAVYRFQKAFSELARTPYNGPDPVSEGGPQQERYAWFNFDYDMLSIGKTDLHELRAIAYQIRRLRLRRVISDEYFSRTESLLISRWFRNVTEVHLICLEGIRVGYLMTEDMEFPCGPENVYLVDLEEGGLMMNSIDLDAMVIREDEERYGLGEQG
- a CDS encoding DEAD/DEAH box helicase; protein product: MADDGMILNFDMGSGPVKPHVKIQGGRWRERNKAQRIANKSEKGPSSPSEDAPLPQRYTPGSRKPQRDDRPGDDDASYERPAKRPRAEHPQANAYRTGKLPPGSISSGRPRDGPVTSKLFSYNPTPKTIFDEPGAEKVEEKVAEPSNAPLSDEAASFHALGISRRLALTLSGKIQLKAPTAIQAKVIPQLITEDSDAFVQAQTGSGKTLAYLLPIIQRILSVEGQIKRDSGLFAIVMAPTRELCRQIELVLAKVLPPYLVSTTVIGGESKHSEKSRLRKGVNILIATPGRLSDHLQHTKTLDVGTVRWLVLDEGDRLMEMGFEAELRTIVSKIREGPLAKSTANGVSLANLPQRRVTVLCSATMKMNVQKLGEISLEDAVHITTSEEEQVDGEEIKFEAPAQLKQNYLIVPAKLRLVTLIALLKSTFSRKGSVMKAIIFLSCADSVDYHFDLLRQPPGKDEKPTDNPSPTANTVAPSAYITSAANTNIVLHRLHGSLPQPVRTATLASYSKFTDPTVLITTDIASRGLDVPSVELVVEYDPAFSAADHVHRIGRTARAGRPGKAILFLMPGCEEGYIDLLKAKNASPPKPELYDTVLHKGLTTGMEFPVETDAKPQPAADRGFSTRAENLQLHLEQRLLLPSSTKLLDEARKAFRSHIRAYATHIKEERIYFDINELHLGHMAKAYGLREAPSGIGRGGHDSKKTAMKKKAAGRRGDSRPSGNAMEDIDTNGAEPSEMERKMKQKMRSVMNAASEFNLG